The Juglans microcarpa x Juglans regia isolate MS1-56 chromosome 2D, Jm3101_v1.0, whole genome shotgun sequence DNA window AATGAGAGACAGCCTTTTTTAATATACATCTAGATAATGGGTTTTCCACTCTGATGAGACTAAAAATTTGACCAATCTAGACCACGTCTGATTATTGGATTGCTTGAATGTTCCACCCATGAGAGGGATGTCCACCAAACTCaagtaaaaaatacacttaGAGAATTCTATCATTGCTAGTTATAGCCTACTTTCTCATGAACGTTCACATGAGAATCTTATAACATTTAAATCACCACATATGTACCGTTGTATGTCCCACCAGTTATGTACTCCAACTATTTCTTCCCTTAAATGTCTTTTATTGTTGTCCAAATCCGACTTGTAAATACCAGCACAAACCAACAAGAAGTTATCTTCCACACTCTTAAAGGAACATGCCACTATGTACCCCTATGaattccttcattttctccaCCACATTTCTATCCCATATCACTAGAACACCTCCTAAAGCCCAATCAAATGTAAGATAAGCCCAATTCACATATGAACAACTCCATATACTTCGAACAATTATTCTTGGAATAGATTTCAACTTGGTTTCTTGTAAGTATACAATGTCTGTCTTCCACTCATgaagcaaattttttattcGATGACGCTTATTGACATCATTGAGCCCAACATTCCAAGAAACAATTATGGGCTTCATAAAGAATGTGCTAGCCCTTTCCCTTTGGATCTTTCTCGGCTTGAGTTGCCCTCATATTTAAGAGACCACGTTAGTCTCTCTAGCACCGTCTGTTTTTTGGAACCAGATTTCTTGAACTGAGCATGACCCACTTCAATGGCAGTAAGCAAAGCCATAAAGTTTTCCCCAAAACCCACGCACTCCATCCCCACACAATATTGAATTTCCTTCACATTATGTAGAACCCAATCAGAAACACTAGATTGACCTAGTAACATACAGTTTAGGGGTATGGGCTCCCCATCTCTAGTAGCCCATTGTGAATCCATCGGCATCCCCATCTCCTCCTCCGTGAAGAAATTCCTACAACAAAAAAGAGAAGCCTTTCATCGGAATAAGCATCCATGAGGACCCTTCAACGACTCCCTCATCACTTCCAACCACTGTATACAGATCTCGACCCACATCCATCTACTGTACAACCTTTGTCGAAAATGATATCACTAGAGAATCAATGGCAACCACTTCCCTGCTTCTCGTCAGCATTTTTTAGCTAAGATGCGCCGGAGATCCGATGCTTGATGGTAGGGAAATGTCCAAAGCCCTTTCAGAGATTGTTGTCGTCGACTCCCCCACCATTGTCATCACCCTTTAGGCCACCGTTGAGGGTTCCTCGACCATTCGCGAAAGTGTTGGCACCTTTCCTAGCGAGGATGCCAGACTCCTGTTTGTAAAGGGCCCAAAGGATCGGCCCACTTGCTCTGCTGCTATAACTCTCCACATTAGTTGCTATAACTCTGCTAGGTCTAGCAACCTTCAAGCCTAGACCCACTTGTCCCCTTTTGAGCTGCTTTTCTATAACTATGCTAAGTCCACTTTCCTCTGAGCCCAAGCTTGTACCGAGCCTATTGATCTCCAAGCCCAAGCTcgtgtcctttttttttcctcttcacaCCGTATCAAAATATCCACATTTTCTTGAAGTTCCTTCAATTGTGCCTTCACGTCCAGCAGCATACTGCATATGCCCCCTTTTGCCAGCACGATAGAAGGCCTGCCATTGCCACCCTTCCACTAAGCACTAACTGTACCTACAGTTAGAGGAGCTCTGCCGGTCCCATGTAGGTTTAACTTGTCTTCCAGAGGCTTCTCTCCGAGCTTCCATGACACCTTTGTCTCCAACCCTATTCTCATGGGGTTGCACCGGCTTCATTGTCAACTCCAGGATGCTCCTAATACGAGCGTTTTTTGGGCTGAAGCAATGCCACTAACAGCTTTATATGTGCCCCTCCTCTATAATGACTTATGCCTCTCCCTTTATTTGCGAACTCTCATAGTGCTTCCGCCATCCTCCTACATCCCTTACCCTTCATCTCTTCAGGTATGAAGATAAAACTACGACTGCTACCACCACTGTATTCCACTAGTGCCATGTAGAGACCGCGAGCATTTTAGCACCGTTGCGTTATGAAGCTACGATTTCCTTCCCTTATTGTGGTGTAGAAGTCATTTTTTTCTCCCTTCATATAGTCCTCCATTGCTTTAGCAAACCACTACACCGTGGACAACCCTAGTCTCAACTCTTTCATCACCTTTCAGCTTCTCTCAGTAATAAACATGGGTTCCATCCTTCGATAATAAAAAACTTTCGATTCTATCACTACATGTTTCAAGAAACCCATTGTAATCGCACCTAACATATATAAACTCAATTGTAATCTCGCCATTACAGACCACCAAACATCATGGGAGAGAAAAATTATGACTTTTCATCTTCAAGGTTTTCCTGTAAACCATTTCTATTCCCATTTATCTTAAACTATTTGTATCAACGATTGGTTATTGTCTATAAGAACATGTAAGAAGgaaattctcattctcattaGAGTATAAAGTCGAAGGTTCCTCTCCTTTCTATTGTTTGTATAATGTCAAAGTCCAATTAAGTAGGATGAATCAACGTTAAAGTATGCAGGAACAACCGTCTCActctaattttctttcttttgttgacGTGAATAAAGTCAAAGGTGAAGAAGAATGCATAACATCAAACAATATCAGAACATGTCAGAACAAAAAATTCGTAACGGAGTACTGGACATTTGGTAATTGCCATTCTCGGGTTACTAGAGTAGGCCtattctatttttttggttAGGAATTTACGATTGTTTATTAACTGCTCTACAAGTTGTCCATGAAAAACCTTCTCGACATAATAGAGTAAAATATGCTGAAGCCATTTTTCGGACATGGTGGTTCGGCCTTAATGCCTTCGTCCACATGGGTCTGGTCGGGGCAATTCACTGAAAATAGATGTCCCTACAACGCGCTGTCCGAAATCACACCAATATCTTCAGTAACATAAATACATAATCTGCAAAGTGGAATGATCTAATAGTGTTTGCTGGACTACCAAGGCACGGTCCATAGTCCAACGGCAAACATTCTTGTTATGTCTCATCACATCCTATACCACTCTTTCAGttccaaataaattataaagttcaCATTAACAAGGCACATTATGAGTAGGTTCTCGCCTGCAACAAGAATTTCAACTCAAACaagaataaattacaaattgatTACACCTCAACAAGAACATCAAAGTTACTCGTTGattacatctctctctctctctctctctctctctaggtgTTTCCATTTGCTAATAGATATATTCAACACTAGAATCCGACTAAGAGTACATAGATTTGAAACCTTCTGTAAGAGGAACTACTTTTGCTGACACCTTCGACTGCAACTTTGACACAGCTTGACGAATGTCCTGCAATTGACAGTAATTGCAATCCCTCAGTTACATGATTTATGAAGGGAAGGACCAGGGGGTCATGCCTACATAATGAAGTGTTTCCAATAATCAAGCATGTGCAGCTCATGCAAGTGAATTCCAAGTAGTCATCTATCCAACTTAAAATCCAGTCTGCAACATTCTTGTGAGCAGTGGAGGATGATTTGGTAAATAAATCTCTTTTGGTTCTTGACCCAGGTGTTTAGACTTTCCAAACAAACTCTTAACTGAAATACTAAATTCATCACACAAAACTACCTGATAAAAGACCATGATCATCATATGATTCAGACCATCCCATTTTACCCCATCCCTTTAAATAGctaaaaatgattgaaatggGGAATTGATTCTGGCATAATACTGTGAACATGCCTTTCTTATTATAGGCAGGAAACCCTTGCAAGTATCTTATTGGATCTTCAAGAATTACAAGCGAATAGTCATTACACACTGCCATTACCATCAAACAGTCACAGACAGTATGGTCCAAATAAACAATTACCTCTATATTGTAGCGTGAAGAGAAATGAGTCAATAAAACTGCTTTATTTCGAATCCATTGAGCATGTTCAATGATCTGCAGTTTCAACAGAATCCTACTTCAGTAAACAAAATGAGTACGTGAGAATATTTTTAGTCCTATTTAGATATCCAAAGAGGGTTATTTGGATAAGAATAGGATGGCTTGTATCAGCGGACTGGATCCATATCTTGGATATAATGCCATGAAGCTAATCCTGGTCAAACTGTGCACTGGGCCATATCAGCCATCCAATTTTCACTTGGGTCATTCCAAGAGGTTTTAGCTGGCTGCTGAAAACTATCATATGATACAATGGATAACACAAACTATGCATGCTCACAAAAGTGTAAAATTTGGAAAACAAATAAGATTCCCCCTTCTGGTCTTTGTGCTCACCAATCAACACCTCCTTCCCTTCCCAGActcaaatatataacttattatATTTCCCAAGGGAAGTCAAAACTGAATTTTCTATGCTTGACacaccttttttttctcttttaaaaagaaaagggtgGTGCCccattatttattcaaaatcagtctcacttatggcagaggaataccgtggtaacaatCATTCACCTAATGAAAATGCTCGACATACCTCAAATAAATGTGTATGACCATGTTGTCGTGCATGCTCAGTGCTGAACCCTTCATCTAGGAAAGTTGCCTGTCAAAAGCACTTCATCTATCAAATGATATTGAACCAAAATCTCAGAGAATGATATAAAATCAAGAATATAACCCctaagggttggctcaagtggtaaaggccttgggcttgagagcatgctccccccaggtctaacgttcaaatccccttgggtgcaaacaatctctaggggccatcggactggggaatttttcccttgaattaccagaggtgcacttgcgggaaattccttgccgagggcctgtgcacccctgagattagtcgggacactgttcctggacacccagtgccaataaaaaaaaatcaagaatattTTACTTCCAATAACATTAACTCAAgtctggcacaaaatcaatgagACATACGTTGAACTCTACTCtaatttgaaaatgttcatATATCCATTTGGCTGGTACAAAGAAAATCTAGTATCTAGAAATTAGTCACTTAGACTACCACAACTTTGAGAAAATAGTCACTTAGACTACCACAACTTTGAATATGAACTACTGAAACAATGACAACAAGAAAGCACTATATCTGTTTAGTAATTTGTGACTATGCATGTGTATGTGATTAATAGAATAGGGCCTTTACCAGTGGGGGGAGTCAGCATCAAGATTGGCAGCCATGTCAAGGCTTTAGGAAAGTTATAAATCTCCATCAAATAGCACTTGTGCATGTAGCATGGAAAGAGTTCCAATTTTCAGCAGTAAAATGGTTTAACttcttcactcttttttttttttaaaaaaataaaaataaaaattatagttaaGTACAGTGGTCTAACTTTAGTCAGCAAAATCTAATTCTACTGAAAATAGAAAGGTCAAAAGAGAAACTCATGGCTTGTCACACATTCTGACATGCAATGGAATCTCCTCAAAAAGCTTATCATAAACCTGGCTTTAGAAGTTTTAGCACTTTTCGCAGGTTCAAAACATGCTGccaacagaaaaaataaaaaggccctTTTCTCTCCACATGAAGACCACCACATCACACAAACTTCCATTATGAAAAAGGTGGCAAGCAAATTCACAAGGAGTTTATCTACATGATACCTCAGTTATAAGAACTTTTGCCCTCAAGGCATCAGCATTTCGTGGATCAAGCATATAATCTGATGTTGTATCACCTGTGAACGCCACCTCTGGAGACAATACAATGTCCGTAatctgaaaaaatagaaaaaaaaaagaaaggagaattCAAGTCAGACATACAACATACAACAGGAGAAGAGCAAAACTACAATGGAGAAATTACAAACCTCAACAccagattttttcaatttctcaatttGTCTTCCTTTCATACTACTGTACTGCATCTTCAGCTTTTTCCTAACTGAGTAGATGATATAACCCTGAACAAAACCAAGTAATAACATGTTAAAGACTCCGACCAGTCCTATATTGCAAACACGATATGATGAAGTAATTCTACATCATAACCGTCTATATCAAGGCCTCGACCCAAGTCCAAGGTTCTCTAGCACAGAAATTGAACCCAATGGTCACATTCATTGCTGCATAATCTGCTTATGAGTCAAAGATAGGCATCTCTAAGGATACATTTACTTTTAAAGTGACAATGGCAGATTTCAACCCTTGACTTTCTTGGCAGCTCTCAAAATAACTTCAGACTCAAATGATGACAAAAGCATCTGGGCATGCAATGTCTGCCTCCTAATAGTGTAACATGCAGTTGAGACAGATTTTACAAACCATTTATTGTTGGGTCTTCTTTGGGAAACAAGTGTATACCAAACTGAGTGTATACCAAACTGAGCTACAACTAAAAGTCTCAGTacttataattttgtttttcttttgggaaATTGTACATAGAATAATGTGAGGAATCATTAGCTGAAGATCACCTGGCTGGGTATGACATGTTGAGTTCTAAAAGCTCGGACAACCAGATTATCGCGCATTTCATACGTTTCACCTAAAGGAAAAATCAACAAATCAGTTTCACCACAGAAACACAAACTCATATCACAGACAGGCAAGTAGGCTAGAGCTGCATACCTATGTCCAATGCAACCAAATCAAGGTTAAGCTCCACTTGGCCCATGCTCCTGTGAATTTCAAAAAGCTTCTCAACATCATCTTTGATGCAAGGAGGCACAAATACCGTTGGAGGTTTCAAGTTGTACAAACCACGACTGGCTACATACATTGGCAGACCACCCTGAGTTGGTAACATACAGTCATAAAAACATCAACACCATCTTTTTAGAAAGTCATCGACACCAAAATTAAAGCAAATAACTCCATCCATAAGGAAATTAAGACCAACAAACGCATAGAAAGTGCATATGATTAAAACATTAGTCATTAGAGCAAGCTGCATGATTGTTTTGATTGACTCTACAGGGAGCAGTACTCGCCTCTatttcaagaaacaaaaagagatATTCTTATTTAATAACCTTTATGCTGAATCCTGCTCCCACAACCTAAATTTGGCTCCAAAACACGAAAAGTCAACCATGTCTAAAACTCTAATGCTGACCATCTAACAACGAATCATGGCTTCATCACATGCTTTTTATATTTACACCAAGTACacgtttaaaaaaattctttttttttcgattAGTAATCAATTACATGTTCAAATTGGAAGACCAACAAAAGCAACCTAATTATAACAATAAACCAAAACCTCCACCAGTGTCTTTAATGCTTAAAAACCAATATTCTTAATGATTTCATTCACTTATCACCAAAAACttagacagaaaaaaaaaaaaaaaaaaaaggacttttCCTACTACTAACACCAAAATACAAACATATGATGCAAAAACAAATCATAGGTATTCATCCAAGGCATGAAAACTAATGCTGGGTAtacaaaaaacagaaagaaaacgAAAGTAGAGAAGCACACAATGTGATCAAGATGAGCATGAGTGATAAAAACGAAGTTTTGCTGAATGGCGCGCGAGGGGCAACGGCCGATATCGAAAGCACACTTCAACTCAGGAACTATAACACAAGTCTCATTCCCACCAACGGAGACTCCCTCAATTGTGTATCCTTCCAAGTCCACTCCTTTTCGGAGAACTTGTGCCCTGGCTTTCCGGTACTCCTCTTCCTCTCTTATAGCTTGGCCTATTGTTGATAAATAGCCGGACCCTTTGACGGAATTCACAGGACTGACATGGGCTGGCAGGGAGAAACCGCAGTGTTGCGGTGGTGGTAAAACGGGTTGATGGAGTGGAAAATTTAATGGAGCAGTAAAGGGTGAAATGGTCAGAGATGTTTGCATTTCTGGGTTGTTGGAATTCGATAGGAGCGCAtcagagagagggaaaaagggGGGGTTGCAGAGGTTTTTCAATATCGACTGGGAACACAACCACTATAAACGTTGAAGAGATATCAGAGGAGAGTCAGGAGACCAATGGACTTTCCGTGGAGCGAGGTGTCACACGGCCCATAaaacaggttttttttttttttttttttttttttttttttttttttacaaatccaTTAAACAGGTTTAGTTGGACTATGGTGGTAGTCGTAACACTGTTTCTTTCCCATTTTTTGAGCTACTAATCCTaaccatttttttattaaaaaaaaaaaaaatcttaagaaaTTTGTAGTCCAGACTCCATATactttttgctttattttttctggTTCCTGGGGATTGCAACCAGGAGACTTTTTATAATGTCACGAGGTTAGTAGTTCATACGgcatatgatttttaaaactGTATGGCCCTGATTTTAAATCCAGTTGGCACATGCTTCTAGCATTCATgctcaaaatatgaaaattaaccaaaattattgataaatacgGTATATTATTTGCAAGTCACCAAAATATatggataaataaataaataaataaaggatctGAACTGTGCACTCTCATTAAACTCTGAAAGTTTCTGTTCAAATGGTTCTATTATAtattcagcaaaaaaaaaaaaaaaaaaatggttttattaCAATGCACACATCCAAATGGTGAGTGGTTCAACCTGATCGACCAAGATGTACAAACTACAAAAGGGAGATTGATTGCCGCTTCCTTTTCCTACAAACACTTCCAGACAGGTGGACCGTATATTTATAAACCCAAAGCATTAGAAACTGataaaattgtttgatttttgtatGATACATCGCTGCAGACCATAATTCTTGAATCTGAGCAAATGATGTCAGCATCATAAAGGGTAAAACCGTGAATGATGGGCAAAGGAAAACCTTTTGCAAGGTGTGAGTTCGCGTACGGCAAGAAAACTGTTTGAATAAGTGTCCACATCACAGGCTGCAACAGGAGGATATTGAAatgttattttgagaaattttgtttgaataagtgaacattaatataaacaagcaaaataaaaatgttattttgagaaattgcTGTGTGTAAGAGTACCTGAATTAGATATAACCGCAGATTACCAATATTACTCCATTTCAATGACATCGTGAAGTCATTTAATTTCACACTGCCAGCAAGGTTATTTCCTGCGATTTTAACTAAACCCGAGCCCCGAATTATCTGCACCAAGAGGAAGCAATATGAAAATTATGGCCTAAAAGAGAAAGAAGCGCCATACTTTTCATATGGcctaaaaaagagagagaaggagcaTCACATTTTTCATATGGCCTAACAAGAACAGAAAAGGAGTGTCACATTCTTCTTATTCATctttaaaagacaaaaaaggtTGGGGGGTAATTCTATTCACGATGCACAGACTTGGAAAGGAACCACAAAGATGCACTAGAATGAAGAAAAGGAAGTCGGAAAAAAAAGAGCTCACATACCATAAAGGTAACATTTAGATCTAATGTGCATAAACTAAGCATCTCATGGAAGAGTGCAAGCCACATGTTTGCAAATCCATATTGCTTCTATCCATAATGTTTGACAGAAATCAGCAGGAACTCTttcttatgttttaattttatgaccTCGGAAGTTACACTGCAAAACCATGATTCAGCTTCCCGTACCGCgcaggggggggggggggggggggtttctaTAATTTATGCcaaacagaaaaggaaaaaaaaaaaaaaaaaaaagtaataggaCAACTTCTTTCATATTTTCCCCTAAGTTTTAATTGCTAATATCCATAATATATGCAATTACTGCTTCTACATATCCataattttaatgcataaaattaCTGCTTCTACATTGTTTCCGATAGATGGATACAATGAATATTGGGAGAAATTGCTACTTAGATCTGATAATGTATTAAAACATTGGTTAAGAATGTTctcttacttatatatatatatatatatatatatatatatatatatatatatatatataaaaagatgtATTGTGAATGTTGAGTTACTTATACTGTTGGTATCATCTGTTATGCAAAGCTGTGCAATTCTTGTCAGAAGCGAATGGCAAACCCATGTCCAAATCAGCCCCTTACTATGATCATTCTCACATTAATAATGATTATGTTAAATTCACGAAATACAGAATGACAGAGACAAGAAAACCCATTTGTACACTAAAAATGTCAATCAGCATTAGGCAagggaattaaaaaatatatatattgtttgattagaaaaaagaataataatataagagcTTAACACAGATTGAAGAATAAAGATGACCAAAATTGTCATTTCGCCCATCAATAAGCTTACCAGCGTGATGCATGCAACTGGTATTACTTTGCCTGCTTCCAAAACGTCAATCACCAAGTCTAGATTAATGACTGCATCGATATTATTCTTTGCAATCCTTATGACTGGAGGAGAGGATAAAGAcatattcaaattcatatcGTCATTTGGGTATTTCTTGTACAGTTGGGGAACAATGAATCTCCATCCACCAGTGTTCAAAAGAGACTGATCTGGTACTTTGTCCACAATCCATTGCATAAATGATGCCTGAACAGggaaagaataatttatttaacaacaTGAGATAATATATATCGAAccaaaatcaacaacaacatGCAATTTAGCAAAAGAATATACAAACAACATAAACTTCAGATTTAGAGACATCAATACATTTTGGCCCTATAAACaagaatatttataatgaatccgGCAAAACATAATCTTTGGAAAAATAAGTCTTACATTATAGTAAAAGGTCGACGCAGAGTTAAAGACAGCCTCATCTAATGTAATTGCAAGCATTCGAGATGAACTGGGGCAGAAAACCGAAGACTGTGAATTCTCAAGGCGATGCTTGGGGACTGGAGCTCTTTTTCTTCCTGTGAATAACCCATTGATCTCAAATACAATGGAAGAATTACTCAACAAAGGGTCATTTACGAAAGTTATATTCAGAGAAGCATTGTCATCCACTGGGATttcttttggaagagtttgGAGAAAGGAGTCAAGCTTCAAAATCCCTTCATCAAGTTTCTTAGTAATAGCCTTTTCCACTGCAGATCCTATTTGCCCTTCAAAAGCATCAACCATACTGCCAGATGACAAGAATAAAGTCTTAAATAACAGTGAAATGAGCAGATCCTGGTTCCGTCCAAAAGATATGCAAAGCAAAGGCATATGCAAAGGAtgtacaatttttttcctcCGCGAATTGAGGGGCCCTAATGGCAGGGGAAGTAGGAGGGTAAGGGTAGAACTAATGACCTCAGCTTCATGTGGCCAAAGGATGATTGGAATAGACTACTAGTATCCATTATATGCATCATAACAGTGCTGATGCGCATCAcagtgaaagaaaataattaattaattaaaaatattaatcctTCTAAAACTGCTTGTATATAGCAAAGCACTCGGCCTGAACTTCAAGTTTTACCTACCTATATGAGAAGGAAACGTTtcaaaatacaccaaaaaaaaaagaaaagaaaaaaaaaaaggggaaaggaAAAGGGTACTCTTGAACACTTCTTACGCGGTAGGGTTGCACCCTGTACTTTTCTTACAAGACAGAAAAGCAAAGAATAATACTGTTCTCTATTTGACAAAGGTTGTAAGAAGGAAGCTCCTACCAGATTATTGCCTTTCAGAGTATCAAGGGAGAAAGGAGCATAATTGGTTAAATTAGGTTAATCTTCATTCTAGATGTTTGCATGAAGGAAGCGAAGTTCTCAACTTTAAATCACACTGAACATTTTGACATGTGAACTATCAAGTCAATCCATCAGCTTTTCAAATTATAGAGTACCATTTTCACGGCCATCATGCTTGTTGACTGAAGTTaataaaagaagagattatatgCAGACACCAAATGCAAACACACAATACAAATGACTAGCTGAAAGTAACACTAGCTAAGACTGGGATATACTGTAGTTTAGATGATTCAGGGCCTgtttggatacttagaatatctatgtatatctatgaatagtagtgaaatggtttgatttaagatattttattgggttttggaaaacgagagagaaaaagttgaataaaaatattataaagttaaaaaattgtttgaatataattttttaatataattttttaatataatttttgttttgaaatttgaaaaagtagaattgtgttttgtttggaagtttgggaaagttgtgatgattaggtaatgattagacaaaaagttgaagatttgaaattaaaaagtgttttgtgtttgagtgatgtctGAGAaggaaatatctgagaatacttgAAAACAATTGTGTTGCCAAATGGACCCTCAATCATTATCAATGAGAACTAACGGTTACACAGATAAGAAGAATGCAGTGACAGAAccgaaggaagaaaaaaaaggttggtCAAGGCTATAATAGGCATGGTAGTCtgtgattttaacaaaaaacaaacagagCGAACGGTAGCATAAGCTGGATACTTCTCTTTATATAGAGAGGGACTGCtagaataattaaaaaggaaaaagaaaagaggaatgCAAACATAAAAACTGCATcattggaaaggaaaaaaaagggaataaaTAACTGCCAGTTTCTAGCATACAATGACTAAAATCACCAactaaacaaaaattcaaaacaacagTTACAAAAGTGATGCACCTGTTCctcttaataaaattaagttacGTGTAAATATTACATACCCTTGATAAAGCCATGATGCTCCTCCATCCAATATTACTGATATCTCTTTCACATAGCAACCACACTCCATGAGGGAAAGCTTCAGTGTTCCTTCCTGGTTCTCCAAGCCTAGAGTAAGCCCCACTTCCATGCCTTCAACCTTACCCAGGAGCAGCACCCATCAAATTCCCTTTTTTAATGTACACATGAGAAAtgagcaaacaaacacacaagaGAAACTAGAAAAGATTTAACAGATACATGAAGCCTAtgcatttttaattataatttttagtttccCAAAGCAAACGTTAACAAAGGAGGGGGATTATTTGAAAtgtcattttcaaaataattagcaCCTTACGAACCTAAACCCAGAAATAGACTCCCTAAGATGACTGAATTGAGAAAGAACAGAGATAAACTCCCTGGGATAACTTGATTCGGACAACAAGAATAAAAATTAGTATAAAGCTCATAGGCAAGTCCTACAACCCAGGCTTTtaggagaaaagaagaaggcaTACCCTTCATGCAAAAACTACAAGAGAAAAAGCCAATCACTATCGGAGCAACAAGAACTCAT harbors:
- the LOC121250233 gene encoding tRNase Z TRZ2, chloroplastic isoform X1; amino-acid sequence: MQTSLTISPFTAPLNFPLHQPVLPPPQHCGFSLPAHVSPVNSVKGSGYLSTIGQAIREEEEYRKARAQVLRKGVDLEGYTIEGVSVGGNETCVIVPELKCAFDIGRCPSRAIQQNFVFITHAHLDHIGGLPMYVASRGLYNLKPPTVFVPPCIKDDVEKLFEIHRSMGQVELNLDLVALDIGETYEMRDNLVVRAFRTQHVIPSQGYIIYSVRKKLKMQYSSMKGRQIEKLKKSGVEITDIVLSPEVAFTGDTTSDYMLDPRNADALRAKVLITEATFLDEGFSTEHARQHGHTHLFEIIEHAQWIRNKAVLLTHFSSRYNIEDIRQAVSKLQSKVSAKVVPLTEGFKSMYS
- the LOC121250233 gene encoding tRNase Z TRZ2, chloroplastic isoform X2; this encodes MQTSLTISPFTAPLNFPLHQPVLPPPQHCGFSLPAHVSPVNSVKGSGYLSTIGQAIREEEEYRKARAQVLRKGVDLEGYTIEGVSVGGNETCVIVPELKCAFDIGRCPSRAIQQNFVFITHAHLDHIGGLPMYVASRGLYNLKPPTVFVPPCIKDDVEKLFEIHRSMGQVELNLDLVALDIGETYEMRDNLVVRAFRTQHVIPSQGYIIYSVRKKLKMQYSSMKGRQIEKLKKSGVEITDIVLSPEVAFTGDTTSDYMLDPRNADALRAKVLITEATFLDEGFSTEHARQHGHTHLFEDIRQAVSKLQSKVSAKVVPLTEGFKSMYS
- the LOC121250232 gene encoding putative BPI/LBP family protein At1g04970, with protein sequence MAPTILFVLMASFFIPTNSHLELTDQAFTSVALSQQGLDFVKNLLIDEAISSIIPLQLPKIEKSVKIPFVGNVHMVLSNTTIYKIDVSESYVKPGDTGIAIIVAGATCNLSMNWYYSYSTWLVPVEISDRGSASVQVEGMEVGLTLGLENQEGTLKLSLMECGCYVKEISVILDGGASWLYQGMVDAFEGQIGSAVEKAITKKLDEGILKLDSFLQTLPKEIPVDDNASLNITFVNDPLLSNSSIVFEINGLFTGRKRAPVPKHRLENSQSSVFCPSSSRMLAITLDEAVFNSASTFYYNASFMQWIVDKVPDQSLLNTGGWRFIVPQLYKKYPNDDMNLNMSLSSPPVIRIAKNNIDAVINLDLVIDVLEAGKVIPVACITLIIRGSGLVKIAGNNLAGSVKLNDFTMSLKWSNIGNLRLYLIQPVMWTLIQTVFLPYANSHLAKGFPLPIIHGFTLYDADIICSDSRIMVCSDVSYKNQTILSVSNALGL